Below is a window of Arthrobacter sp. ERGS1:01 DNA.
CGCCGCCGTTGACCACCAGGTGGTTGACGTAGCTGTAGTCGACCCAACCGTCGTTGTCCTTGAGCACGGCCGGGGCCGGAATGTCCCGCACCTGCCACGGTTGGCCGTCGGGCGCCGTGGAGTCCTCGATGGCGGCCCGGACGACGTCGTACAGGAAGAAGTCGGGGTGTTCCGGGTTGTGCTGGCGGTGGAGCAGGATGGTGTCGGGTGCCGGGATGGTGGCGACAATGTCCACGTGCCCGCGGGTGCCAAAGCGCTGTGTGTCCCGGTAGAGGCCGCGCGGCAGCCAGACGGCGGACGTGGCACCAAGGGTGCGCTCCAGCTCGGCCTCGATGGCGTTGCGGGACATGCCGGGATTGCGGAACCTGTCCAGTTGCACGGTGTCGGTGAGCAGCACCGTGCCTTCGCCGTCGACTTGGATGCCGCCTCCCTCATTGACCATGGGGGAGTCGATGAGCTGCGCGCCTGCCAGTTCGGCAACCAGTTTGCCGAGCTTGGCATCCTTCTCCCACGTGGCCCATTCCTGCTGGCCCCAACCGTTGAAAACCCAGTCGACGGCGCCCAGCGCACCCTGTTCGTCGAGCACGAACGTGGGGCCGGCGTCGCGCAGCCAGGCATCGTCGAGCGGTGCCTGGACGATGTCGATGTCCGCGTGCAGCAGCTCGCGGGCCAGTGCCGCGTCCCGCGGATCGGCCAGCATGGTGACGGGCTCGAATTCGAGGACGGCGTGGGCCACGGCAACCCAGGCCGTGCGCGCCTGCGCGGCGTCTTCATCCGTTGCGCCAAAGGTTTCCCCCAGTGGCGGGAACGCCATCCAGATCCGTTCCTGCGGCGCGCATTCGCTTGGCATTTTCCAGTGGCTCACTGGCTTGTCTCCTTTGATTCAACCAACGGTAGGTTCCGTTGGTTATTGGCTTGTAGTTGTCAGGATTTCCCGGGGCAGGGTGCTGTCCAGGCCGCGGCCCAGGGCGGCCCGGGCCTCCTCCGTGGTGATGAGGCCGGAAAGCCAGCGTCCGGACAATCCTTCGACGAGCGCCGTCAGCAGCAGCGCAATTTCATCGGCCCGCTCCTGGGGGATCCCCGACTGTTGCGTCAACAGCCCGGCAAGATGGTCCTGCCACACCTTGGTGGAGTTCGCCAGGTGCTCGGCAAGCAGGGGTTCAAAGACGGCGATGGCGCGGATTTCATTCCACACGATCGACTTGGCGCGCACGGATTCGTCGTCCCTGATCTCATCCAGCAGCAAGGTGCGGATGGCGCCGAATGATCCGGTGTCACCGGAGGCGGCTGTGCCGTGGTCCGCCAGCGAGGAGACGTTGACGTATTCCAGGGTTGCGGCCAGGAGCCCGTCGCGGTCGGTGAAATGGTAATAGAGGAGGCCCGAGGAAACCCCGGCCTTCCTGGCCACGTCCTGGACGCGCATTCCCCGCACGCCGTTCTCGGCGATGCAGCTGCTGCACGCCTCCAGGATGCGCGTTTGGTTATCCAGTGCCACGTTGTGCCTTCCTAAGATTCTTTGCCAGCGCCAACGGATGTGGCGGCTGTGCCCTCCGGGAACAACCGTATCGACAGCGCATACAGGGCGCCAGCCACCACGGCGGCGACCGGCAGGCTGATGTCAACGCCTCCTGCGATGTTTGCCCAGGGTGCGGCATAAAAGTCGTTGCTGACGATCAGCAGCCCCACCACGGAGCCGACGGCGAAGGGGACCACCGCGCGCAGGTTCCAGCCGCCCGTGAACCAGTATTTGCCGCCTTTGAAGCCGGTGCTGAAGACCTGGAGGTCGTGCGGATCGTAGACGCCCTTGCGGGCCATGAAGAAGCCAACCACGTTGATGGCGATCCACGATCCGGCGACGGCGTTCAGGAGCACGGTCATGCCGGTGATCGAATTGATCGCGTTGGCCGAGACAACGCCCAGGTACATGACCGCCATGGCAATGCCGGAGGTGATGAGCGTGGTCTGCGTCCGGCTCAGTTTCGGAATGATGGCCTCCAGGTCCAGGCCGCTTGCGTAAATGTTGATGACACCCTGGCCGAGGCCGCCGGCGAGGGCCAGGATAAGGATCGGGACCACGTACCAGACGGGCGCGTAGTGGATCAGGTCGGCCACATAGGATGCGGACAGTTTGCCGAAAGTGCTGGCCGTGTAGGCGCCAAAGACGGCGGCCGCAAACAGGCCAAGGAAGATGCCGCCGCAGGCCGCTACGACGATCTGCCGGTCGCTGAAACGCTTGCGGGAGATGCGGCGCGTGTAGTCGCCAAGCGATGGTGCATAGGAAAGCGGGCCGCCCATGGAGATGGTCACGGCAAAGAGCCAGGTTGGCCAGAAGCCGCCCATGAGGTAGCCGGTGTGTACGGCCGTCGGATCAAAATGCGGGGAGAAGGCAATGACGCCGGCGATCAGCAGGATAGCAGCCACCGGGATGACGAACTTCTGCATGGCCACCACGGTGCCGTGGCCGAAAAGGGCAATGACGACAATCTCGACGGCGATGATCGCGTAGCCGACCATCAGCGCGCTCTGTCCGTCAGGGGTGCCGAACAGGCGGTTGAATCCGACGATCAGCGCCTCCCCTGACGTCCAGACGGCGATGGCCGCGTAGGCGATGGCGAAAAGCAGGGTGATTCCGGAGCCAATCAACCGCCCGCGGATGCCGAAGTGGGCGCCGCTGGAGACGGGGTTGTTGGTTCCCGTCCGCGGCCCGAGGAGCGTCATGGGGAAGATCATCAGCAAGCCCAGGACGAGGCCTGCCGCGGCCGATGTCACGGCCTGCCAAAAATTCAGTCCAAAAGTGATGGGCAGCCAGCCGAAGATAATGACCGAGAACGCAAGGTTTCCGCCGACGAACACGGAGAAGACGTTTCGGGGCGAGGAATGCCGGGACTCCTCGGGCAGGTACTCGACACCGGCCTGTTCGATCTGCCCGAACTTGTCGCTTCCGGCGGGCTTGTCCTGCTGCAAATGCTCTACTTCCAGGATTCGTGGCACTTCCGTCATGGCAGTCCTTCCGCAGAAATTGTTAAGTGGGTCACATGGTGATGTGGATTACAAATTAGCATTAACTGAAAATCCAGTCAATCGTGTTTTTGGGCTACACTTCCTAGCAGATACGCAGTTCAAACACGCTGCGTAGACCTGCCCGTACACATGGAAATTCCAAGGAGTGCCCAACGATGACTGCACCGTTCAACCTTTTTGAGGCCTCGATTGACCAGGTCCTGGACGCGCTGGACCGGGGCGCCGTGACCGCCGTCGAACTCGTTGGCAGCTACCTTGCCCGGGTGGGTGGCTATGACCGTTCGGGGGTGCGGCTGAACGCCATCCCCGTCCTGAATCCGAACATTTTCGCGGAGGCGGAGCGCTCAGACCGACGCCGCCGTGCCGGCGTGGCGGGCGCGCTGGAAGGCGTCCCGTTCACCGTCAAGGACAGCTACATGGTCAAGGGCCTCACGGTGGCCGGCGGGTCCCCGGCATTCAAGGACCTTGTGGCGGGCCACGACGCATTCACCGTGGCCCGCATCCGGGCCGCCGGCGGCGTCCTGATCGGCAAGACCAACATGCCGCCCATGGCCGACGGCGGAATGCAGCGCGGCGTCTACGGCCGGGCCGAGAGCCCCTACAACTCCGGCTACCTGGCGGCGGCGTACGCCTCGGGCTCCTCGAACGGCTCCGGCGTTGCCACGGCCGCCAACCTCGGAGTGTTTGGCATGGGCGAGGAGACCGTCTCCTCCGGCCGCAGCCCGGCCTCCAACAACTCCCTGTGCGCCTACACGCCCTCGCGCGGGGTCC
It encodes the following:
- a CDS encoding agmatine deiminase family protein, with amino-acid sequence MPSECAPQERIWMAFPPLGETFGATDEDAAQARTAWVAVAHAVLEFEPVTMLADPRDAALARELLHADIDIVQAPLDDAWLRDAGPTFVLDEQGALGAVDWVFNGWGQQEWATWEKDAKLGKLVAELAGAQLIDSPMVNEGGGIQVDGEGTVLLTDTVQLDRFRNPGMSRNAIEAELERTLGATSAVWLPRGLYRDTQRFGTRGHVDIVATIPAPDTILLHRQHNPEHPDFFLYDVVRAAIEDSTAPDGQPWQVRDIPAPAVLKDNDGWVDYSYVNHLVVNGGVIACSFDDENDAVAAQILAEVYPGRKVVTVDAREIFAHGGGIHCITQHQPRSA
- a CDS encoding TetR/AcrR family transcriptional regulator translates to MALDNQTRILEACSSCIAENGVRGMRVQDVARKAGVSSGLLYYHFTDRDGLLAATLEYVNVSSLADHGTAASGDTGSFGAIRTLLLDEIRDDESVRAKSIVWNEIRAIAVFEPLLAEHLANSTKVWQDHLAGLLTQQSGIPQERADEIALLLTALVEGLSGRWLSGLITTEEARAALGRGLDSTLPREILTTTSQ
- a CDS encoding purine-cytosine permease family protein codes for the protein MTEVPRILEVEHLQQDKPAGSDKFGQIEQAGVEYLPEESRHSSPRNVFSVFVGGNLAFSVIIFGWLPITFGLNFWQAVTSAAAGLVLGLLMIFPMTLLGPRTGTNNPVSSGAHFGIRGRLIGSGITLLFAIAYAAIAVWTSGEALIVGFNRLFGTPDGQSALMVGYAIIAVEIVVIALFGHGTVVAMQKFVIPVAAILLIAGVIAFSPHFDPTAVHTGYLMGGFWPTWLFAVTISMGGPLSYAPSLGDYTRRISRKRFSDRQIVVAACGGIFLGLFAAAVFGAYTASTFGKLSASYVADLIHYAPVWYVVPILILALAGGLGQGVINIYASGLDLEAIIPKLSRTQTTLITSGIAMAVMYLGVVSANAINSITGMTVLLNAVAGSWIAINVVGFFMARKGVYDPHDLQVFSTGFKGGKYWFTGGWNLRAVVPFAVGSVVGLLIVSNDFYAAPWANIAGGVDISLPVAAVVAGALYALSIRLFPEGTAATSVGAGKES